Proteins from a single region of Xyrauchen texanus isolate HMW12.3.18 chromosome 7, RBS_HiC_50CHRs, whole genome shotgun sequence:
- the LOC127646991 gene encoding uncharacterized protein LOC127646991 isoform X3, which produces MASVMVVVLAVVCPFIPTVKPSEALWKLECQSTVGIVGQTTVIKCHIKYSGDIDVVGVALTNVKQDKPVFQHLIKKTPSGDPRFSLVNQEKDLSLQLSDTMFSDEGEYEYYVATNIGEKTAKLSISVTAKYKDPITSSLPENITDGGPVDLYCNATDGYPAGTIHWFDQSGTNWTINSILTKAIKDKNGSKSVALSSKLTFKSIDSSLAPFRCVVLNSKYFQEGERTFQIMLKQEFEKVPLGSKTTNIVAGMMVIGSLIAGLLLALLICRRRGHQLGYHSGHAAETDKEHGTV; this is translated from the exons ATGGCTTCAGTGATGGTTGTGGTCCTTGCTGTAGTTTGTCCCttcatccctactgtgaagcccAGTGAAG CTTTGTGGAAATTGGAATGTCAGTCTACAGTTGGAATTGTTGGTCAGACCACAGTTATCAAATGCCATATCAAATACAGTGGTGATATCGATGTTGTTGGAGTTGCCTTGACAAATGTGAAGCAGGATAAGCCAGTTTTTCAACATCTAATTAAAAAAACACCATCAGGAGACCCACGCTTTAGTCTAGTAAACCAAGAAAAGGATCTATCACTGCAACTCTCTGACACAATGTTTTCTGATGAGGGTGAATATGAGTACTATGTTGCAACAAACATTGGTGAAAAAACAGCAAAACTTAGCATCAGTGTCACAG CCAAGTACAAAGATCCCATCACTAGTTCATTGCCTGAAAATATCACAGATGGAGGACCTGTTGACCTTTACTGCAATGCTACTGACGGCTACCCAGCAGGAACCATTCATTGGTTTGACCAATCTGGAACAAATTGGACCATTAATTCAATTCTGACAAAAGCCATCAAGGACAAAAATGGCTCAAAATCTGTGGCTTTATCCAGCAAACTGACATTCAAGTCTATTGACTCCAGTCTGGCGCCATTTAGATGTGTTGTCCTCAACAGCAAATATTTCCAGGAAGGAGAGAGGACATTTCAGATCATGCTCAAAC AGGAATTTGAAAAGGTGCCTTTGGGATCTAAAACAACAAACATTGTTGCTGGCATGATGGTTATTGGTTCACTTATTGCTGGTCTCCTTCTTGCTTTGTTGATCTGC